The following proteins come from a genomic window of Pseudomonas hygromyciniae:
- the aceE gene encoding pyruvate dehydrogenase (acetyl-transferring), homodimeric type — translation MQDLDPVETQEWLDALESVLDKEGEDRAHYLMTRMGELATRSGSQLPYAITTPYRNTIPVTHEARMPGDLFMERRIRSLVRWNAMAMVMRTNLKDSDLGGHISSFASSATLYDIGFNYFFQAPTEEHGGDLIYFQGHTSPGVYARAFMEGRITEDQMNNFRQEVDGGGLSSYPHPWLMPDFWQFPTVSMGLGPIQAIYQARFMKYLEARGFIPEGKQKVWCFLGDGECDEPESLGAISLAGREKLDNLIFVINCNLQRLDGPVRGNGKIIQELEGVFRGAQWNVTKVIWGRFWDPLLAKDVDGILQRRMDEVIDGEYQNYKAKDGAFVREHFFNTPELKAMVADLSDDEIWKLNRGGHDPYKVYAAYHEAVNHKEQPTVILAKTIKGYGTGAGEAKNTAHNTKKVDVDSLKLFRDRFDIPVKDEELENLPFFKPEPNSAEARYLSERRTALGGFVPQRRAQSFSVPTPDLSTLKAILDGSGDREISTTMAFVRILAQLVKDKEIGPRIVPIIPDEARTFGMEGMFRQLGIYSSVGQLYEPVDKDQVMFYKEDKKGQILEEGINEAGAMSSFIAAGTSYSSHNQPMLPFYIFYSMFGFQRIGDLAWAAGDSRTRGFLIGGTAGRTTLNGEGLQHEDGHSHILAATIPNCRTFDPTYGYELAVIIQDGMKKMTEEQQDVFYYITVMNESYQQPAMPAGVEEGIIKGMYLLEEDTKEAAHHVQLMGSGTILREVREAAKILREEFNVGADVWSVTSFNELRRDGLAVERSNRLHPGQKPALSYVEECLAGRKGPVIASTDYMKLFAEQIRQWVPSKEFKVLGTDGFGRSDSRKKLRHFFEVDRHFVVLAALEALADRGEIEPKVVADAIVKFGINPEKRNPLDC, via the coding sequence ATGCAAGACCTCGATCCCGTCGAAACCCAGGAATGGCTGGACGCCCTGGAATCGGTTCTCGACAAAGAAGGCGAAGACCGTGCGCATTACCTGATGACCCGTATGGGCGAACTCGCGACCCGCAGCGGCTCGCAACTGCCCTACGCCATCACCACGCCATACCGCAACACCATCCCCGTTACCCACGAAGCACGCATGCCTGGCGACCTGTTCATGGAACGCCGCATTCGCTCGCTGGTACGCTGGAACGCGATGGCGATGGTTATGCGCACGAACTTGAAAGATTCTGACCTGGGCGGTCACATCTCCAGCTTCGCTTCCAGCGCAACCCTGTATGACATCGGCTTCAACTACTTCTTCCAGGCCCCGACCGAAGAACACGGCGGCGACCTGATCTACTTCCAGGGCCACACCTCGCCAGGCGTCTACGCCCGTGCGTTCATGGAAGGTCGCATTACCGAAGACCAGATGAACAACTTCCGCCAGGAAGTCGACGGTGGCGGCCTGTCGTCGTACCCGCACCCTTGGCTGATGCCTGACTTCTGGCAGTTCCCGACCGTTTCCATGGGTCTGGGCCCGATCCAGGCGATTTACCAGGCCCGTTTCATGAAGTACCTGGAAGCCCGTGGCTTCATCCCCGAAGGCAAGCAGAAAGTCTGGTGCTTCCTGGGCGACGGCGAGTGCGACGAGCCGGAATCCCTGGGCGCCATCTCCCTGGCCGGCCGCGAGAAGCTGGACAACCTGATCTTCGTCATCAACTGCAACCTGCAGCGCCTCGACGGCCCGGTTCGCGGCAACGGCAAGATCATCCAGGAACTCGAAGGCGTATTCCGCGGTGCTCAATGGAACGTGACCAAAGTCATCTGGGGCCGTTTCTGGGACCCACTGCTGGCCAAGGACGTCGACGGTATCCTGCAACGTCGCATGGACGAAGTCATCGACGGCGAGTACCAGAACTACAAGGCCAAAGACGGCGCGTTCGTACGTGAACACTTCTTCAACACGCCTGAACTCAAGGCGATGGTTGCCGACCTGTCCGACGACGAGATCTGGAAACTCAACCGTGGCGGCCACGACCCGTACAAGGTCTACGCGGCGTACCACGAAGCGGTCAACCACAAAGAACAACCTACCGTCATCCTGGCCAAGACCATCAAGGGTTATGGCACCGGTGCCGGCGAAGCGAAGAACACTGCGCACAACACCAAGAAAGTCGACGTCGACAGCCTGAAGTTGTTCCGTGACCGCTTCGACATCCCGGTCAAGGATGAAGAGCTGGAGAACCTGCCGTTCTTCAAGCCAGAGCCGAACAGCGCCGAAGCCCGCTACCTCAGCGAGCGTCGCACTGCCCTGGGTGGTTTCGTGCCACAGCGCCGCGCCCAGAGCTTTAGCGTACCGACACCGGACCTCAGCACCCTCAAGGCAATCCTTGATGGTTCGGGCGACCGTGAAATCTCCACCACCATGGCCTTCGTACGGATCCTCGCGCAGCTGGTCAAGGACAAGGAAATCGGCCCGCGCATCGTCCCGATCATCCCGGACGAAGCCCGTACCTTCGGTATGGAAGGCATGTTCCGTCAGTTGGGCATCTACTCCTCCGTCGGCCAGCTCTACGAGCCAGTCGATAAAGACCAGGTGATGTTCTACAAGGAAGACAAGAAGGGCCAGATCCTCGAAGAAGGTATCAACGAAGCGGGCGCCATGAGCTCCTTCATCGCTGCCGGTACTTCGTACTCCAGCCACAACCAGCCGATGCTGCCGTTCTACATCTTCTACTCGATGTTCGGCTTCCAGCGCATTGGCGACCTGGCTTGGGCAGCAGGCGACAGCCGTACCCGTGGCTTCCTGATCGGCGGTACTGCCGGCCGTACCACGCTCAACGGCGAAGGCCTGCAACACGAAGACGGTCACAGCCACATCCTGGCTGCCACCATCCCGAACTGCCGCACCTTTGATCCAACCTACGGCTACGAGCTGGCGGTGATCATCCAGGACGGCATGAAGAAGATGACCGAAGAGCAGCAGGACGTTTTCTACTACATCACCGTGATGAACGAGTCCTACCAGCAACCTGCCATGCCGGCCGGTGTTGAAGAGGGCATCATCAAGGGCATGTACCTGCTCGAAGAAGACACCAAGGAAGCGGCCCACCACGTCCAACTGATGGGCTCCGGCACCATCCTGCGCGAAGTGCGTGAAGCGGCGAAGATCCTGCGTGAAGAGTTCAACGTCGGCGCTGACGTGTGGAGCGTTACCAGCTTCAACGAACTGCGTCGCGACGGCCTGGCCGTGGAACGCAGCAACCGTCTGCACCCAGGCCAGAAGCCTGCGCTGAGCTACGTCGAAGAGTGCCTGGCTGGCCGTAAGGGTCCGGTTATCGCCTCTACCGACTACATGAAGCTGTTTGCTGAACAAATTCGCCAGTGGGTCCCGTCCAAGGAATTCAAAGTTTTGGGCACCGACGGTTTCGGCCGCAGTGACAGCCGCAAGAAGCTGCGTCACTTCTTCGAAGTCGATCGTCACTTCGTGGTGTTGGCAGCCCTGGAAGCCTTGGCTGACCGTGGTGAGATCGAACCCAAGGTGGTGGCTGATGCCATCGTCAAGTTCGGGATCAACCCGGAAAAACGCAACCCACTGGACTGCTGA
- the glnE gene encoding bifunctional [glutamate--ammonia ligase]-adenylyl-L-tyrosine phosphorylase/[glutamate--ammonia-ligase] adenylyltransferase, which yields MSLPMLVELPAVLLPFASRAEQSFRDAAAMLDADHGLSAWTPQRWADFARVCAASDFVIEQSVRDPLMLLELVAWGELDRGFAPDELCGQIAAAVQQAETEDELGRVLRRQRTRQQVRIIWRDLTRQADLVQTCRDLSDMADASIDQAYQWLYQRHCAQFGTPTGGRSGEPQQMVILGMGKLGAVELNLSSDIDLIFAYPEGGETVGAKRALDNQEFFIRLGQKLIKALDPMTVDGFVFRVDMRLRPYGSAGALVLSFNALEQYYQDQGRDWERYAMIKARVVAGDQVAGAQLLDLLRPFVYRRYLDFSAIEALRTMKQLIQQEVRRKGMADNIKLGAGGIREVEFIAQAFQLIHGGRDLSLQQRPLLKVLGTLEGQGYLPPAVITELRSGYEFLRYTEHAIQAIADRQTQMLPNSDEDQARIAFMMGFADWSAFHEQLMYWRGRVDWHFRQVIADPDEEEGVESELVVGGEWLPLWEESQNEEAACRQLAEGGFADAPKALKALASLRGSPQLRAMQRLGRERLDAFIPRLLAQAVEHANPDLVLERVLPLVEAVARRSAYLVLLTENPDALRRLLTLCAASPWIAEQITRFPLLLDELLNEGRLFKPPLAPELAAELRERLTRIPEDDLEQQMEALRHFKLAHRLRVAASEIAGSLPLMKVSDYLTWLAEAILEQVLALAWRQTVARHGTPQRLDGTLCDPGFIIVGYGKVGGIELGHGSDLDLVFIHDGDPQAETDGAKPIDGAQFFTRLGQRIIHLLTTQTNSGQLYEVDMRLRPSGASGLLVSSLGAFARYQENEAWTWEHQALVRARVLVGSQDVGRAFEGVRARVLGRTQDLAKLRQEVSEMRAKMRDNLGTKSTGAGTATNAFEPTAVFDLKQDAGGIVDIEFMVQYAALAWSAQHPSLLRYTDNIRILEGLEQVGLMPAADAHLLREVYKAYRSAAHRQALQNEAGVVAGDQFADERRQVKRIWQELGLS from the coding sequence ATGAGCCTTCCAATGCTGGTTGAACTCCCTGCCGTTCTGTTGCCGTTTGCCAGCCGGGCCGAGCAGTCATTTCGTGACGCAGCGGCCATGCTGGATGCCGATCATGGCCTGTCCGCGTGGACGCCGCAACGTTGGGCCGACTTCGCCCGTGTCTGCGCCGCCAGTGATTTTGTGATTGAACAGAGTGTTCGTGACCCTTTGATGTTGCTGGAACTGGTGGCCTGGGGCGAACTGGATCGTGGCTTTGCACCCGATGAGCTGTGTGGGCAGATTGCCGCAGCGGTGCAGCAGGCTGAAACAGAAGATGAGCTGGGCCGCGTGCTGCGTCGCCAGCGCACTCGCCAGCAGGTGCGGATTATCTGGCGCGACCTGACCCGACAGGCGGACCTGGTGCAGACCTGCCGCGACCTGTCGGACATGGCCGACGCCAGCATCGATCAGGCTTACCAGTGGCTGTACCAGCGCCATTGCGCGCAATTCGGCACCCCCACCGGCGGGCGCAGCGGCGAGCCGCAGCAGATGGTCATCCTCGGCATGGGCAAGCTGGGCGCGGTGGAGTTGAACCTCTCGTCGGACATCGACCTGATCTTCGCCTACCCCGAGGGCGGCGAGACCGTGGGGGCCAAGCGCGCCCTGGACAACCAGGAATTCTTTATCCGCCTGGGCCAAAAGCTGATCAAGGCCCTGGACCCGATGACCGTCGATGGCTTTGTGTTCCGCGTCGATATGCGCCTGCGGCCTTATGGTTCCGCCGGGGCGCTGGTGCTGAGTTTCAATGCATTGGAGCAGTACTACCAGGACCAGGGGCGCGACTGGGAACGCTACGCGATGATCAAGGCGCGGGTGGTGGCCGGTGACCAGGTGGCGGGTGCGCAATTGCTCGACCTGCTGCGCCCGTTCGTCTACCGGCGCTACCTGGATTTTTCCGCGATCGAAGCGCTGCGCACCATGAAGCAGTTGATCCAGCAGGAAGTGCGGCGCAAGGGCATGGCCGACAATATCAAGCTGGGTGCGGGCGGCATCCGCGAGGTGGAGTTCATTGCCCAGGCATTCCAGCTGATTCACGGCGGGCGCGACCTCAGCCTGCAACAACGGCCATTGTTGAAGGTGCTGGGCACCCTGGAAGGCCAGGGCTACCTGCCGCCGGCGGTGATTACCGAGTTGCGCAGCGGCTATGAATTCCTGCGTTACACCGAACATGCGATCCAGGCCATCGCCGACCGCCAGACACAAATGTTGCCCAACAGCGATGAAGACCAGGCGCGCATCGCGTTCATGATGGGCTTTGCCGACTGGTCCGCGTTCCATGAGCAATTGATGTACTGGCGTGGCCGGGTGGACTGGCATTTCCGTCAGGTGATTGCCGATCCGGACGAAGAGGAGGGCGTAGAAAGCGAATTGGTGGTCGGCGGCGAGTGGTTGCCGCTGTGGGAAGAATCCCAAAATGAAGAGGCGGCCTGTCGCCAATTGGCCGAAGGTGGCTTTGCCGACGCGCCCAAGGCCCTCAAGGCCCTGGCCAGCCTGCGCGGCAGCCCCCAGTTGCGGGCGATGCAACGCCTGGGGCGTGAGCGTCTGGACGCGTTTATCCCGCGCTTGTTGGCCCAGGCGGTCGAACACGCCAACCCGGACCTGGTGCTGGAGCGCGTACTGCCGCTGGTGGAAGCGGTGGCGCGGCGTTCCGCTTATCTGGTGCTGTTGACCGAAAACCCTGACGCCCTGCGTCGGCTGTTGACCCTGTGCGCCGCCAGCCCGTGGATTGCCGAGCAGATCACCCGCTTCCCGCTGTTGCTGGACGAGTTGCTCAACGAAGGCCGGTTGTTCAAGCCGCCCTTGGCGCCGGAGTTGGCCGCCGAATTGCGTGAGCGCCTCACACGCATCCCCGAGGATGACCTTGAGCAGCAGATGGAAGCCCTGCGCCACTTCAAGCTGGCCCACCGCCTGCGGGTCGCCGCGTCGGAAATCGCCGGCAGCCTGCCGCTGATGAAGGTCAGCGACTACCTGACCTGGCTTGCCGAGGCGATTCTTGAGCAGGTGCTGGCCCTGGCCTGGCGCCAGACCGTTGCCCGCCACGGCACGCCGCAGCGGCTGGACGGCACCTTGTGCGATCCCGGATTCATTATTGTCGGCTATGGCAAGGTCGGCGGCATCGAGCTGGGGCACGGCTCGGACCTCGACCTGGTGTTTATCCATGACGGTGACCCGCAGGCCGAAACCGACGGCGCCAAGCCCATCGATGGCGCGCAGTTCTTTACCCGCCTCGGCCAGCGGATTATTCACCTGTTGACCACCCAGACCAACTCCGGGCAATTGTACGAAGTGGATATGCGCCTGCGACCTTCTGGCGCATCCGGGCTGCTGGTCAGCTCCCTGGGGGCCTTTGCCCGTTATCAGGAAAACGAGGCCTGGACCTGGGAGCACCAGGCCCTGGTGCGGGCGCGGGTATTGGTCGGCAGCCAGGACGTGGGCCGCGCGTTTGAAGGCGTGCGGGCGCGGGTGTTGGGGCGCACGCAGGACCTGGCGAAGCTGCGCCAGGAGGTCAGCGAGATGCGCGCCAAGATGCGCGACAACCTGGGCACCAAGTCGACCGGGGCCGGCACGGCGACGAATGCCTTCGAGCCCACGGCGGTGTTCGATCTCAAGCAGGACGCCGGAGGTATCGTCGATATTGAATTTATGGTGCAATACGCCGCTTTGGCGTGGTCTGCGCAACATCCGTCGTTGCTACGCTACACCGACAATATCCGTATCCTGGAAGGCCTGGAGCAGGTCGGGCTGATGCCCGCCGCCGATGCCCACTTGCTGCGCGAGGTGTATAAGGCCTACCGCTCGGCGGCCCATCGCCAAGCCTTGCAGAATGAGGCGGGGGTGGTTGCCGGGGATCAGTTTGCCGACGAACGGCGGCAGGTGAAACGGATCTGGCAAGAACTGGGGTTAAGCTAA
- the waaF gene encoding lipopolysaccharide heptosyltransferase II: MNILIVGPSWVGDMVMAQTLFQCLKQRHPDCQIDVLAPEWSRPILERMPEVRQALSFPLGHGALELATRRRIGKSLAGQYDQAILLPNSMKSALVPFFAGIPKRSGWRGEFRYGLLNDVRKLDKARYPLMIERFMALAYAPDAELPTPYPRPSLQIDPVTRDGALAKFGLTLDRPVLALCPGAEFGESKRWPSEHYAKVAELKIREGWQVWLFGSKNDHSVGEDIRQRLIPGLREEAVNLSGDTSLAEAIDLLSCADSVVSNDSGLMHVAAALNRPLVAVYGSTSPGFTPPLADKVEVVRLGLDCSPCFDRTCRFGHYNCLRQLLPDSVAEALQRLQGNVVEVH, from the coding sequence ATGAATATTCTGATCGTTGGGCCCAGTTGGGTCGGTGACATGGTGATGGCGCAGACACTGTTCCAGTGCCTGAAACAGCGTCATCCCGACTGCCAAATCGACGTGCTCGCCCCTGAGTGGAGCCGGCCGATCCTGGAGCGCATGCCTGAAGTCCGGCAGGCCTTGAGCTTCCCGCTCGGCCATGGCGCGCTGGAACTGGCGACCCGGCGGCGGATCGGCAAGTCCCTGGCCGGCCAGTACGACCAGGCGATCCTGCTACCCAACTCGATGAAGTCGGCGCTGGTGCCATTCTTTGCCGGCATCCCCAAGCGTAGCGGCTGGCGCGGCGAGTTCCGCTACGGCTTGCTCAATGATGTGCGTAAGCTCGACAAGGCCCGCTACCCGCTGATGATCGAGCGTTTCATGGCCCTGGCCTACGCGCCCGATGCCGAGTTGCCGACGCCGTATCCACGGCCAAGCCTGCAAATCGATCCGGTCACCCGCGACGGGGCCCTGGCCAAGTTCGGCCTGACCCTCGATCGACCGGTGCTGGCGCTGTGCCCGGGCGCCGAATTTGGCGAATCCAAGCGCTGGCCGTCGGAGCATTACGCCAAGGTCGCCGAACTGAAAATCCGCGAGGGCTGGCAAGTCTGGCTGTTTGGCTCGAAAAACGATCACTCGGTGGGTGAAGACATCCGCCAACGCCTGATCCCCGGCCTGCGCGAAGAGGCGGTCAATCTCAGTGGCGATACGTCGCTGGCCGAGGCCATCGACCTGCTGTCCTGCGCCGATTCGGTGGTATCCAACGACTCCGGCCTGATGCATGTTGCCGCCGCGCTGAACCGCCCGCTGGTGGCGGTGTACGGCTCCACATCGCCAGGCTTTACCCCGCCATTGGCCGACAAGGTCGAAGTGGTGCGCCTGGGTCTGGATTGCAGCCCGTGTTTTGACCGCACCTGCCGTTTCGGCCACTACAATTGCCTGCGCCAGTTGCTGCCCGATTCGGTAGCCGAGGCCTTGCAGCGGTTGCAGGGCAACGTGGTCGAGGTTCATTGA
- the waaC gene encoding lipopolysaccharide heptosyltransferase I, translating into MRVLVIKTSSLGDVIHALPALTDAARAIPGIRFDWVVEEGFAEIPTWHPAVDKVIPVAIRRWRKNLWQTFKSGEWRRFKKQIQSTQYDLVIDAQGLLKSAWLTRYVRAPVAGFDKNSAREPIAARFYSRRLAVARGQHAVERLRQLFAVALGYDLPKGLGDYGLSTEKLLGLPPKKPFVLMLHGTTWDTKHWPEAYWRDLAERMGSLGVDVKLPWGNAAEKARAERLAQGLANAEVLPKLNLAGVARVLAGARACVAVDTGLGHLAAALDVPTISLFGPTNPGLTGAYGKAQIHLGSDFSCAPCLQKKCTYQPTAEDQRRFDLKREWPLCFTRLNPERVASRLSTLLLAEELH; encoded by the coding sequence TTGCGGGTACTGGTAATCAAGACCTCATCCCTGGGCGATGTGATCCACGCCTTGCCGGCATTGACCGACGCGGCCCGGGCGATTCCGGGGATTCGCTTCGACTGGGTGGTGGAAGAGGGCTTCGCCGAAATCCCCACTTGGCATCCGGCGGTGGACAAGGTGATCCCCGTGGCGATTCGCCGCTGGCGCAAGAACCTCTGGCAGACCTTCAAGAGTGGCGAATGGCGCCGCTTCAAGAAGCAGATCCAATCGACCCAATACGACCTGGTGATCGACGCCCAGGGCCTGCTGAAAAGCGCCTGGCTGACCCGCTATGTGCGGGCGCCGGTGGCGGGCTTTGACAAAAATTCAGCTCGCGAACCCATCGCTGCGCGTTTCTACTCCCGTCGGCTGGCGGTTGCCCGTGGCCAGCATGCGGTTGAGCGCCTGCGCCAGCTGTTCGCCGTGGCCCTGGGCTATGACCTGCCCAAGGGCCTGGGGGATTACGGCCTGAGTACCGAAAAACTGCTGGGCCTGCCGCCGAAGAAACCGTTCGTGCTAATGCTGCACGGCACCACCTGGGACACCAAGCACTGGCCCGAAGCCTACTGGCGCGACCTGGCCGAACGCATGGGCAGTCTGGGGGTGGATGTGAAGTTGCCGTGGGGCAATGCTGCCGAAAAAGCCCGCGCCGAACGCCTGGCCCAAGGCCTGGCCAATGCCGAAGTCCTGCCCAAGCTGAACCTGGCGGGCGTGGCGCGGGTACTGGCCGGCGCCAGGGCCTGTGTGGCCGTGGATACCGGCCTCGGGCACCTGGCCGCCGCGCTGGATGTGCCGACGATCTCTCTGTTCGGCCCGACCAACCCGGGCCTGACCGGTGCGTATGGCAAGGCGCAGATCCATTTGGGCAGCGATTTCTCCTGCGCGCCGTGCCTGCAAAAGAAATGCACCTACCAACCGACCGCTGAAGACCAGCGCCGGTTTGATCTCAAGCGCGAGTGGCCGCTGTGCTTTACTCGCCTGAACCCTGAGCGTGTGGCCAGCCGACTGAGCACGTTGTTATTGGCTGAGGAGCTGCACTGA
- a CDS encoding glycosyltransferase family 4 protein: MQLAFVLYKYFPFGGLQRDFMRIALECQQRGHQIRVYTLIWEGDVPPGFEVLVAPVKAFFNHRRNEKLTAWMQADLAKRPVDRLIGFNKMPGLDVYYAADGCFEDKAQNLRHSLYRSFGRYRHFSEYERAVFAKDAKTEVLMISEVQQPLFIKHYDTPLARFHLLPPGIAQDRRAPPNAAEIRAGFRAEFNLADDDLLLVQIGSGFKTKGVDRSLKALAALPSDRKKRTRLFVIGQDDPKVFQLQSATLGLGDNVQFLKGRSDIPRFLLGADLLIHPAYNENTGTVLLEALVAGLPVLVTAVCGYAHYISEADCGRVLDEPFEQAQLNHYLAGMLSDQQQRAAWSRNGLAFAETADLYSMPQHAADVILAEQH; this comes from the coding sequence ATGCAACTGGCATTTGTTCTGTACAAATATTTCCCCTTTGGTGGCTTGCAGCGCGACTTCATGCGCATCGCCCTGGAGTGCCAGCAGCGCGGCCACCAGATTCGCGTCTACACCCTGATCTGGGAAGGTGACGTGCCCCCCGGTTTTGAAGTGCTGGTGGCGCCGGTCAAGGCGTTCTTCAATCATCGGCGCAACGAAAAATTGACCGCCTGGATGCAGGCCGACCTGGCCAAGCGCCCGGTGGACCGCTTGATCGGCTTCAACAAAATGCCTGGCCTGGATGTGTACTACGCGGCAGACGGCTGTTTTGAAGACAAGGCGCAGAACCTGCGTCACTCGCTGTACCGCAGTTTTGGTCGCTACCGGCATTTTTCCGAGTACGAGCGCGCGGTGTTTGCCAAGGACGCCAAGACTGAAGTCCTGATGATCTCCGAGGTCCAGCAACCGCTGTTTATCAAGCATTACGATACGCCGCTGGCGCGCTTCCACCTGCTGCCACCGGGTATCGCCCAGGACCGTCGGGCGCCGCCGAATGCGGCCGAGATCCGCGCCGGCTTCCGCGCCGAATTCAACCTTGCGGACGACGACTTGCTGCTGGTGCAGATCGGTTCGGGCTTCAAGACCAAGGGCGTGGACCGCAGCCTCAAGGCGCTGGCGGCACTGCCGTCAGACCGGAAAAAGCGCACCCGTCTGTTTGTAATTGGCCAGGACGACCCCAAAGTATTCCAATTGCAGAGTGCTACCTTGGGGCTGGGCGATAATGTGCAGTTCCTCAAGGGGCGCAGTGATATCCCGCGTTTCCTGCTGGGCGCCGACCTGTTGATTCACCCGGCGTACAACGAAAACACCGGGACCGTACTGCTCGAAGCCCTGGTGGCCGGGTTGCCGGTATTGGTCACGGCGGTGTGTGGGTATGCCCATTACATCAGCGAGGCCGATTGCGGCCGTGTACTGGACGAACCTTTCGAGCAGGCCCAGCTCAACCACTATCTGGCTGGGATGCTCAGCGATCAGCAGCAACGTGCGGCCTGGAGCCGCAATGGTCTGGCCTTCGCCGAGACGGCCGACCTCTATAGCATGCCGCAGCACGCTGCGGATGTAATTCTGGCGGAGCAACACTGA
- the rfaP gene encoding lipopolysaccharide core heptose(I) kinase RfaP — MKLILAEPFKSLWAGRDAFTEVELLNGEVYRELEARRTLRTEVDGRGYFVKIHRGIGWGEIFKNLLTAKLPVLGAGQEWQAIQRLHEVGVPTMTAVAYGERGANPADQHSFIVTEELAPTISLEDLSMDWLKQPPEPRLKRALIAEVARMTGMMHRAGVNHRDCYICHFLLHTDKPVTADDFKLSVIDLHRAQVRPRISQRWRNKDLAALYFSILDIGLTRRDKLRFLKGYFQQPLRQILAEEGALLQWLERKAGKLYDRKVRYGGAL; from the coding sequence ATGAAGTTGATTCTTGCCGAACCGTTCAAGAGCCTTTGGGCCGGACGCGATGCGTTCACCGAAGTCGAGCTGTTGAACGGCGAGGTTTACCGTGAACTGGAAGCCCGTCGCACCTTGCGCACCGAGGTGGATGGGCGCGGCTACTTTGTGAAAATCCACCGTGGCATCGGCTGGGGTGAGATCTTCAAGAATTTGCTCACCGCCAAATTGCCGGTGCTGGGTGCCGGGCAGGAGTGGCAGGCAATCCAGCGTCTGCACGAAGTGGGCGTACCGACCATGACCGCCGTGGCTTACGGCGAACGCGGGGCCAACCCGGCCGACCAGCATTCCTTTATTGTCACCGAGGAACTGGCGCCGACCATCAGCCTGGAAGACTTGAGCATGGATTGGCTCAAGCAGCCGCCCGAGCCACGCCTCAAGCGCGCGCTGATTGCCGAAGTGGCCCGTATGACTGGGATGATGCATCGCGCTGGCGTCAATCATCGTGACTGCTACATCTGTCATTTCCTGCTGCACACCGACAAGCCGGTGACCGCCGATGACTTCAAACTCTCGGTGATCGACCTGCACCGCGCCCAGGTGCGGCCACGCATCAGCCAGCGCTGGCGCAACAAGGACCTGGCAGCCCTGTATTTCTCGATCCTGGATATCGGCCTGACCCGCCGCGACAAGTTGCGCTTCCTCAAAGGCTACTTCCAGCAGCCCCTGCGCCAGATCCTGGCCGAGGAAGGCGCGTTGCTGCAGTGGCTGGAGCGCAAGGCCGGCAAGCTCTATGACCGCAAAGTCCGGTACGGAGGTGCACTCTGA
- a CDS encoding lipopolysaccharide kinase InaA family protein, with protein sequence MAGWNLEPAYSELVDDFGSLDAVFALQGERLTRDPLSEVIRVERGGVNYYVKRYTGAGKGLRRYLGKPRVKSEWQNLKRFAKWGIPTAEVVAWGLERKGLAYDRGAMITRELPRTEDLAALAERKDPQLSDPVWVDKVSRQLAEYTRTMHDHRFTHNDLKWRNLLIDDQQTLYLIDCPNGDFWRGFWLKYRITKDLACLDKVAKYHLSATQRLRFYMQYRRRKHLGVSDKQRIRHVLKFFEGRE encoded by the coding sequence ATGGCGGGTTGGAACCTGGAACCTGCTTACTCGGAGCTTGTGGACGATTTTGGTAGCCTCGACGCAGTGTTTGCCCTGCAAGGCGAGCGGCTGACCCGTGATCCGCTGTCCGAAGTGATTCGCGTGGAGCGCGGCGGGGTCAACTATTACGTCAAGCGCTACACCGGCGCCGGCAAAGGCTTGCGCCGGTACCTGGGCAAGCCACGGGTCAAGTCCGAGTGGCAGAACCTCAAGCGCTTCGCCAAGTGGGGCATCCCTACAGCCGAAGTCGTAGCCTGGGGCCTGGAGCGCAAGGGCCTGGCCTATGATCGTGGGGCGATGATCACCCGCGAGTTGCCGCGCACCGAAGACCTGGCGGCCCTGGCTGAACGCAAGGACCCGCAATTGTCCGACCCTGTGTGGGTCGACAAGGTCAGTCGCCAGCTCGCCGAATACACCCGGACCATGCACGACCACCGCTTTACCCATAACGATTTGAAGTGGCGCAACCTGTTGATCGACGACCAGCAGACCCTGTACCTGATCGACTGCCCCAACGGCGACTTCTGGCGCGGGTTCTGGCTCAAGTACCGGATCACCAAGGACTTGGCGTGCCTGGACAAGGTTGCCAAATACCACTTGTCGGCCACCCAGCGCCTACGTTTCTACATGCAATATCGTCGGCGCAAGCATCTGGGGGTTTCGGATAAACAGCGGATCCGCCATGTGCTGAAGTTTTTCGAGGGGCGCGAATGA